A window of Geotrypetes seraphini chromosome 16, aGeoSer1.1, whole genome shotgun sequence genomic DNA:
GTTCCTAGGCATAGATGGTGGGGTGCTCGCCCTCAGATTGCTCCCACTCAGTATGGGCCACATGACAGCTTCAGGCAGGTTCTTGGGCTCCAAACCTGAGGCAGAAGAAGCCAAAGGTAATGAAGATGAAACGCAGATTCAGAAAGTCATGTGATGAGGTCCCATTACTCACTAAAGGTGGTACATGGGAAGGTCCATCGTGGCTCTAAGCTCGGTGTGTTCAGAAACTGATGCTTCAGGAACAGGGCTCGCTCCTCCTCAAACAGCTTTCGCTGGCCAAGACAAATAAGTATTGATTAGGGCCTCAGGGCAGGGTCACTGCATACCCAGAAACAGCTTACATAGTTTCTCACAGCCCAAGTCCCTCCCTGGAGCAGAGACAGCACAGTCCAAGGCTGCCAGGAAATCTTCCTAGTGTGTGCAGTGACTTCAGTTTGCATGCCAACTGCTCTGGCTGTACCCCCTGGAAGACAACGTATCAAATACCAAGACGGAACCCTTGCTGCAGCAGTGACCTCAGCTGTCACTAGCCAACTACCAAAGACAAGTCTGAGAATGAATTCACTCCTTATGAAGTGAATCTTTGTTTCTATGAAAATGTGGGACAGGTACGTgtgatcttttagggagaggaggagataatggatgctgcggatgggccatttggcttttatctgctgtcatgtttctataaccataaatctCACAAAGCAAGTGGTAAGAACCTTAGTTTATagcaataatgctctatgacctgacaatgcaggtgtaaagagccttagcctataggtaGAGGAAGAAATTGtgcatgggccatttggcctttatctgccatcatgttttttatGAATCCCACCCATCCAACAAAAAAACCCTCTCTCTCATCCAAACCTCATATCCTAGGCGAATCGCAGCCTCAGTGAAATTCCAGCGCTCCATCTGCAGTGTCCTTTTCTGCTGCTCCAACATCCCCCTGTCCTCCTGTAGCCGCCGTTGCTCCTCCAGGAAGTAGTAGCCCTTCAGCTGGGAGGGGGGCCTGCTGTTCTGTGCAGTCTGCAACTGCTCCTGGTGAAAGATGCAGGATTCACCCTCCACCCTAAAGACATGCTCTGGTTTCCAGCCCTCACCTGCAGCAGGGCCAGGGCTCACCTGCATGACTTGCTGCTGCATTACAATCAGACGTCGGCTCGCTGCGATTTCTTGCTTCAACATTACAATCTCTTTCTCATGGTCTGTCACCCTGATCACATGGTTGCCATTTTCTCCTCTTATGGGCTGAGTAGCTACTGCATTGAGTGGAGAGAGAAGCAATCTGAGCCCACATTTTTATAATTGTCCTGTTCTAGCCATCAAATTCCAAAATTCTCTACAGCATCTTGCCAAAAGGGATCGCCATCTATCTTTCCCCTACTCAACTTTCAATTGCCAGAGTCTGATTTTTCAAAGCTTTAGGAATGTCTACAAATAAAAATTTAACATATAATGACCAGACCATATATAACTTGCTCCCATTGAACATGATCAATCAACTTACATATTTCTGAGCCAGATAAGTAGGCAATTTGACCCTTAATGTGAATTGCAGTAATAGATCCCATTACAAAATTCAATGACTCCCAAAACTGTATACAATGCAAAGCATATGCCTCACTTAAATTTTATAAATGTAAATTCAGATCACCCAATATAATCAAATTGAGAAAAATTGTAGAACATAAAACATCAGTCTTGTGAAATGAGGGATCCCTTTCCTGAGCCCACCACTGCTACTTGAGTCTTGCACAAATGTTTTTCCTAGCCTTGTACAGCCCATAGGAAATCATTCCCCTTCACCCACCTTGGCTCTCCAGCCTCTGCAGGTGCTTCTTCAGACTGTGCCACtgctcacagatgctgtgtgtCAGTTGTTCGCTTGTAATGTCATGTGTCTGGTTCAAGTCCTCTTTGGTCTCCTAAGAGGGAAAGGAGCGCTATTAACTCCCAGCCACCAGCTCTGTCGAGAAATCCTGTAGCCCTACCCTCGAACTAGACCCACTTCACTCATGGATGAAAGGAATTAGGCATCGATGTGTGATCAAAGGTCTAACCTGTGTTGTTCCACATACGAGAGATGGGGGAAACAGATACCCTAAATACTGCACCTTTCAGTGGAAAGGAGTTCTAGAACACAAGGTCACAAAaggctgaaaggggatagagccTTAAGAATGTATTTCATTAGGGAAGGGGGATCAGAGAGGGTCAGATACCCTAAGCACTGCATCTTCCACTCTTTGTGATAGATGAACATATGCCAAGCTGATAGCACACTTCCCTTTATATGAGGAAAAGCAAGGAAATAGGAGGTTGGTAACCAAATTGCTGTCCTTTGTTACCTTAAAGAAAGTCAGGCATTctttcccctttttttctcttAGTTTAATACTCTGCTTCCTTTACAGTGGGCTTTTCAGGAGGTTATTACATTTCTCGTTTCTGATTTTAAATGTTTCTTATAAGCTATTGGAATACTAGAAGTATAATCCACAGTTTTTCTCCAAAGTGCGATTCACTTGtataaaatttttgtttaaattgcacaataaaatatatagaattAAAAGGAATAAAGGCAATACCTTCTTCATTGGACTAacacactgggttttactaacttgcagaagagcttcttatcAGGTACGTCCTCGAACGCTCATATGAATTGAACGAGCGTTGGTGCATTTATCTCGCCGGCTCATGATAAGCAGCTCTTCCGTGGTATAGGAAAAAGAAGCCctttgttagtccaataaaaaaagtatatcccgcttaaaacctaagcggttcacaaaatacatacataattataaaaacaatggggtccttttactaaggcatgctagccgatttagtctATGTTAacacttagtgcacgctaaatcggctagaacaccttagtaaaagagggggaatgctACAAAAATTTACATTTATCAGAAGAACTCTCCAACAGTAATAAAAAGAAAACCATCTTTCAAGAAAAGGCCTCTATAAATAAGGTTTATCGTTAttccttgttttgttttctttcttttcattctATACATCTCAAACAGTGGTCTAACCCGGCTACCACACCTGTTCACTCATAAAATTAAAACCTGTTTAGAACACGTTTGAAACGTTAGGTGAAACAACAATTTGAGCAGTTTTTGCTTGTGAAAATAAAGGCCACAGAAGGAAGATGAgctcatgtttgtatttgtaatttgtctatttaatgttcacatttccccccctacaaaatttattttaacctttcatttttagcattgtaaaccggccatgGTCGATGGTCGGTACATTAAAATTAattcaacttgaaacttgatgagttCCAGCACTATCAGAAACCAGCCGAGAGTAATAACGGTCTAGCTAACACAGCCACGCTTACATTCAAGCCATCTCCTCTCCGTTTGCCGAGCAGCTGTTGGATGTCCCTCTTCATCTGGTCCTGTACTCGCTTCAGCTCAAAGTTATCAGCTGTTAGCTCCTTATTCTGTTTTTTCAGGCGCTGCAAAGCTGCATGCAGTTTCTCCACATCTTCATCCTTCCTGTAATCAAAGTGGATACAGGGAGGCagaacaaaaaccaaacaaacaaacagaaaaaccACCTCAAGGCTTAAAGCAGCAACTCTCAATCCCGCCACCACAATGTCACCATGTTTCTCATGTATTATACTATGTCTCTTCCCCCTTGCTTCACGTGTACAAAAACCATGTCATGTCTTACTTTACTTCTGCCTTTCCAAATCTCCAGGCCACTCTCCTTGCCTCTGCAGGCCTCAGGGTACCAACAGCCTCtataaaaagggaagatacattTAAGTCCAACAGGATTGAGAGAATTGGCATCTGCTTCTACTTTCCATTCAGCACTGTTGAGAGTGCTTCCCAGAGAAAGCAGCCAGATGCCCTGCAACCAAACTGCAATTTTACCCTGATGCAGTGGCTGATGTCCCTGCCCTTGTGTAGAATAAATATAAGTTTCTTGCAGCAGAGGACAGAGCAAATGCTCCTGGTGGTTCAGGGATAGTGTTTAGAACCAGGTGATCAGGACAAATCTTGCTTCTGACAGTTGCTGTGGCCTCAGCCATGTCACTGCCAGAATATGCTCTTGGGTGCTGGGAATTAATTCCATAAAAACATCAATAACCCATCTCAGCAATGGAGCATGCTCTGTGGCTTAAGACAAAGCAGATCTTATCCCAAGGCCCGGCTAACTCCAGCTGATGCATGGTCCCTTGTCCCCAATGTAAAGCTACACAAAATCCCTTCTGTACCTGCCCTTCGATCCTTCTTGTCTGTTAAGAGCTTCAGCCGGGGAACTTCCAGCTCTTTCCTCTTCATGGTGTGATGGGTGGATATCTGGGTTAATCAGTAATAGTCTTGTAGCTTTGCCACCTGCAGGGCCACCAGAGAAGGTGGAATTTGTGTTAATGCTGGCATCCCCAAACATTTTAATAAAAACCATCCTTGGATCCTCTTCATTTCAGCCTCTCTTCTTGGGCATTTTTACACTaagtttagttgtttttttttttttttgcatctattAGGGAATCTTTGAGAATGCAGTGAGTCGGTGTTTCTGTGTTTTCATGGCATAGGTTTCACTGCATATCTTTTCCAGATATACTCATTTGTGCAGAGAGACACAAAAACAAGAATGGATGCTGTAAGGCAGGCAAGGGGAGGGGAAGTGTAGAGCACAGTAGGGGAGGTAGGGGTTTTCTGAAATTTTCTTCTAAACTCCTTTTGCCTCAAGGCATTTTAAAACCAGAATCAGCTGCACTGCTTATAATTCAGAGGCAAGCAATTGAACCAGGCTAGCAGTGAAGTGTCAAAGCGTGAAAGAGGTGTGCACACTGCCAGATCATAGAATGAACCTGTTAGAGAACAGTGCCCAGCTAAAAGGGATCAAATGGGTCTGAGCTTGCAAGTCCTGAAAGCCCAGCCTCTTAGAAGCCTAATTCAGGGGTCAATTTCAGAGTTCAAGGTGCAACAGACATACCCCTCCATAAAAGGGCAGAAAACCCAAGTGAGTTGAGGTCAGAGGAGGCAAGAACGTGGTGGCGTCCGTTAGGCAAGGAgcaatacatgaagaaggacacagtactactcaaaagggtccagagaagagcgactaaaatggttaaggggctggatgagttgccgtacagtgagagattggagaaactgggcctcttctcccttgaaaagaggagagtgagaggggacatgatcgaaacattcaaaatactgaagggaatagacttagcagataaagacagattgttcaccctcttcaaagtagggagaatgagagggcactctctaaagttgaaagaggatagattctgtacaaacgaaggaagttcttcttcacccagagagtggtagaaatctggaacgctctgccggaggctgttataggggaaaacactctccagggattcaagacaaagttggacaagttgctgctaaactggaacgtatccaggtgaggctggactcatttagagcactggtctttgaccggggGGCTGCTACGTGAGCAgagtgctgggcatgatggaccactggtctgacccagcagcggcaattcttatgttcaatcctTAGGGTGGGCAAGTGAAATAGTAGCCATAGGGTCTACTTCTCAGCaaaggtgatatatcaagtttaataaaaacatTGTGCAGCACTACCAAGTGCATGCAAAATCTGCTCCTTGATGCTTCCAGGCCAGTAAAAAAAACCACCGAAGAAAAGGAAGGGGTGTATGTGAGTTGTTGTTAGAATTGTAAAGTTTTAAAATCAAATCTAACACGAATCACTACTTCATTTACCCACTTTTTCTAGTTTAGCTCAGTCTAGAAAGCATTACTGAGCCCCAGCAAAACACACCAATAACCCCACCATTGAAACCTACCGCATCGCAGGCTGATGACGCCGGTCGCTCGGTGATGAGGCGAGACGGCAAGGCGGAAGTAAGCGTGTGCGCTGAGCCACGATTGGTCGCCAGAGGCAAAGCGGAAGCGAGCGCCATTAGCATCCGTTCTGGAATTTGGCGTCGGGGTTCTGGAAGCGGAATTCCGTTGCACGCGGCGAGAACCGACCGTTGCACCTGGAAAGCTTGGCATTGCAAAGGTTTTCTAGACGAGCCAAAACGTCAACATGGTGAGGAAACATTGAGGCTTTGCTCCTGTCTGCAACCGAGCTCTAGGAGGGTCCTTGTAGTCAGGACTTCTGCTACATGTCGGTCAAGTGTGCATCGCCCCCCATGTCACGTTGGGGGAGTATAAGCTCAGGAGCCTTGAATTTGTGTGCATGCCACTCCATGAAGTTGAAGGT
This region includes:
- the LOC117350000 gene encoding afadin- and alpha-actinin-binding protein-like isoform X1; the encoded protein is MKRKELEVPRLKLLTDKKDRRAEAVGTLRPAEARRVAWRFGKAEVKKDEDVEKLHAALQRLKKQNKELTADNFELKRVQDQMKRDIQQLLGKRRGDGLNETKEDLNQTHDITSEQLTHSICEQWHSLKKHLQRLESQVATQPIRGENGNHVIRVTDHEKEIVMLKQEIAASRRLIVMQQQVMQEQLQTAQNSRPPSQLKGYYFLEEQRRLQEDRGMLEQQKRTLQMERWNFTEAAIRLGYERKLFEEERALFLKHQFLNTPSLEPRWTFPCTTFSLEPKNLPEAVMWPILSGSNLRASTPPSMPRNKHLLESDTPSTAELYRVLKLTPQNRTFSITGNSLCDCRQQSLLQGSGETENEPLLHSERLQTTSALNQRECACQTQAEDFPQLRSNLLRQFLDCSF
- the LOC117350000 gene encoding afadin- and alpha-actinin-binding protein-like isoform X2, which gives rise to MKRKELEVPRLKLLTDKKDRRAEAVGTLRPAEARRVAWRFGKAEVKKDEDVEKLHAALQRLKKQNKELTADNFELKRVQDQMKRDIQQLLGKRRGDGLNETKEDLNQTHDITSEQLTHSICEQWHSLKKHLQRLESQVATQPIRGENGNHVIRVTDHEKEIVMLKQEIAASRRLIVMQQQVMQEQLQTAQNSRPPSQLKGYYFLEEQRRLQEDRGMLEQQKRTLQMERWNFTEAAIRLGYEAIHGFRETEKLRWTKESSQILQRVRNAAFPPGVPQLSLVHVLDLEKSGYIKPHIDSVKFCGSTIAGLCLLSSSVMRLVSEENQEDWADLLLERRCLYILRGTARYKFTHQILRDEDSFFNGQKVSRDRRISVICRNLPDSTDSAQGLLPGLKWSEN